From a single Hippopotamus amphibius kiboko isolate mHipAmp2 chromosome X, mHipAmp2.hap2, whole genome shotgun sequence genomic region:
- the LOC130841847 gene encoding LOW QUALITY PROTEIN: forkhead box protein K2-like (The sequence of the model RefSeq protein was modified relative to this genomic sequence to represent the inferred CDS: deleted 1 base in 1 codon), which translates to MKKRSVTIGRNSSQGSVDVSMGHSSFISRRHLEIFTPPGGGGHGGAAPEPSAQSGPDAGGDFYLRCLGKNGVFVGGVFQRRGAPPLQLPRVCTFRFPSTNIKITFTALSSEKREKQEAPESPVKPMQAHISPLTINIPDTMAHLISPLPSPTGTISAANSCPSSPRGAGSSGYKMGRVIPSDLNLMADNSQPENEKEASGGDSPKDDSKPLYSYAQLIVQAITMVPDKQLTLNGIYTHITKNYPYYRTADKGWQNSIRHNLSLNRYFIKVPCSQEEPGKGSFWRIDPASESKLIEQAFRKRRPRGVPCFRTPLGPLSSRSAPASPNHAGVLSAHSSGAQTPESLSREGSPAPLEPEPGASQPKLAVIQEARFAQSAPGSPLSSQPVLIAVQRPLPPTIKPVTYTVAAPVTTSTSQQPVVQTVHVVHQIPAVSVTSVAGLAPANTYTVAGQAVVTQAAMLAPPKTEPQENGDHREVKVKVEPIPAISHATLGAAGRIIQTSQTTPVQTVTIVQQAPLGQHQLPIKTVTQNGTHVVPIPAAIHGQVNNAAASPLHMLATHASASASLPTERQNSDPAEQPELKRVKTEDGEGLVIALSVDAPPTAVREKGVQN; encoded by the exons ATGAAGAAGCGCTCGGTGACCATCGGGCGCAACTCGTCGCAGGGCTCGGTGGACGTGAGCATGGGCCACTCGAGCTTCATCTCGCGGCGCCACCTCGAGATCTTCACGCCCCCGGGCGGCGGCGGCCATGGCGGGGCGGCCCCGGAGCCGTCGGCGCAGTCTGGGCCCGACGCGGGCGGCGACTTCTACCTGCGCTGCCTCGGCAAGAACGGCGTGTTCGTGGGCGGCGTGTTCCAAAGGCGCGGGGCGCCGCCGCTGCAGCTGCCGCGCGTGTGCACGTTCAGGTTCCCGAGCACAAATATCAAGATCACGTTCACTGCCTTGTCCAGtgagaagagggagaaacaggAAGCGCCCGAGTCCCCGGTGAAGCCCATGCAGGCTCACATCTCGCCGCTGACCATCAACATTCCAGACACCATGGCCCACCTcatcagccccctcccctcccccacaggaaCCATCAGTGCTGCGAACTCCTGTCCATCCAGCCCCAGGGGAGCAGGGTCTTCAGGGTACAAAATGGGCCGTGTGATACCATCTGACCTCAATTTAATGGCCGACAACTCACAGCCAGAAAATGAGAAGGAAGCTTCAGGTGGAGACAGCCCAAAGGATGATTCAAAGCCACTTTATTCCTATGCACAATTAATTGTACAAGCAATTACGATGGTTCCTGATAAACAACTCACCCTAAATGGAATTTATACGCACATCACGAAAAACTATCCCTACTACAGGACTGCGGACAAGGGCTGGCAGAATTCAATTCGCCACAATCTCTCTCTGAATCGTTATTTCATCAAAGTACCATGTTCCCAGGAAGAACCAGGCAAAGGCTCATTCTGGAGGATAGATCCTGCCTCTGAAAGCAAATTAATAGAGCAGGCTTTTAGGAAAAGACGGCCTAGGGGCGTGCCTTGCTTTAGAACCCCTCTGGGACCGCTCTCGTCTAGAAGTGCCCCAGCCTCTCCCAATCATGCTGGAGTGCTGTCTGCTCACTCCAGTGGCGCTCAGACCCCCGAGAGCCTGTCAAGGGAAGGTTCACCAGCCCCTCTGGAGCCCGAGCCTGGTGCCTCACAGCCTAAACTCGCAGTCATCCAGGAGGCGCGGTTTGCCCAGAGTGCACCAGGCTCACCTCTGTCTAGTCAGCCCGTCTTAATCGCCGTGCAGCGACCACTGCCACCGACGATCAAGCCTGTCACCTACACTGTCGCTGCCCCTGTGACCACCTCGACCTCCCAGCAGCCTGTCGTGCAGACGGTTCACGTCGTCCACCAGATCCCAGCGGTGTCTGTCACCAGCGTGGCCGGACTGGCCCCAGCAAACACGTACACCGTCGCAGGGCAGGCTGTGGTCACTCAGGCGGCCATGCTGGCCCCTCCTAAGACAGAGCCACAAGAGAACGGAGACCACAGAGAAGTAAAAGTGAAAGTAGAACCTATTCCTGCGATTAGCCATGCCACACTAGGTGCTGCTGGCCGGATCATTCAGACGTCACAGACCACCCCTGTCCAGACGGTCACCATAGTGCAGCAGGCACCTCTAGGTCAGCACCAGCTTCCAATAAAAACTGTAACACAAAACGGGACTCACGTGGTGCCAATCCCCGCCGCCATCCACGGCCAGGTGAACAATGCAGCGGCGAGT CCTTTGCACATGCTGGCAACGCACGCCTCGGCGTCGGCCTCCCTGCCCACCGAGCGCCAGAACAGCGACCCGGCGGAGCAGCCGGAGCTGAAGCGGGTCAAGACAGAAGATGGCGAGGGCCTTGTCATCGCCCTGAGTGTGGACGCACCGCCGACGGCCGTGCGGGAGAAGGGCGTCCAGAACTAG